The following nucleotide sequence is from Candidatus Eisenbacteria bacterium.
GCGACTGGTCACCGAGCATCAGGAGAGGAGCGCCCGGACGTGAGCACCGTCGAGTCGAATCGAACTTACACCTTCGGCCATGCGATGCGCGAGCTGTGGCCGCTCGAGCCCGACGCGTTGTACCTGAACCACGGCACCGTCGGCGTGACGCCGAAGCGCGTGCTCGCGGTGCAGCAGGCGATCCGCGACGAGATCGAGCGCCACCCTGCGCGGTTCCTGCTGCGCGAGCTGGCGGATCTGCGCATGGGGCCGATGCGAGCACCGGCGCGCATGCGAGTGGCGGCCGCGCAGGTGGCGGAGTTCGTGGGGGTGCCGGGCGATGAGCTGATGTTCGTCGACAACGCCACGACCGGCGTGAACGCGGTGCTGCGTTCGTTCGACTTCGACGCCGGCGACGAGATCGTGGTGACCGATCATGGCTACGGTGCGGTCAATCTGACCGCCGCCTACGTCGCGAGCCGCACCGGCGCCGTGGTCCGCACCGCGACGCTTCCGGAGCCGCGCTGGGAAGCGGACGACATCGCCGACACGATCTCCGGGGCTTTCAACGAACACACTCGACTGGTGGTGGTCGATCACGTCTCGGCCGAGAGTGCTGCGATCTTCCCGATCCGGGCGATCGCCTCGCGCGCGCATGCGGTCGGCGCGGCGGTGCTGGTGGACGGCGCCCACGCCCCGGGAATGATTCCGCTCGACCTCGATGCGTTCGGTGTGGACTGGTACGTCGGCAACCTCCACAAGTGGGCGATGTCGCCGCGCAGCAGCGCGATCCTGTGGGCGGCACCCGAGCGGCGCGCCTCGCTGCACCCGACCACGATCTCGTGGGGCCTCGGCAAGGGCCTGGACGCCGAGTTCGACCTGGTCGGCACCCGCGATCCCTCGCCGTGGCTGGCCTCGCCGGCCGGCATCGAGTTCATCCGGGATCTCGGCTTCGAGGCCATGTGCCGGTACAACCATGCGCTGGTGTGGAGCGCGACCCGGATGATGTGCGACCGCTGGAACGTGCCGTTGCCGGGTGACGAGTCGCTGTTCGGCAACATGGTCACGATCCCGCTGCCCGAGCGGTTCGGCACCACGCCTCAGGCCGGGGCGCGGCTCAAGGACGCGCTGCTCTACGAGGAGCGCATTGAAAGCCGCCCGTTCGGGTGGCGCGGCCGCGTGTACCTGCGCCTGGCTGCGCAGGTTTATAACGAATTGGCGGACTTCGAGCGGCTCGCCGTGGCGCTCGAAAAGCACCTCTAACCGCCCTCATTCCCCCCGCCGCCCCGCCGACACTTCACATTGGGGCCGCCTGCGCGCGCCCTCCCACTGCGCGTCTTCGAATTCGGGGGTGATGCATGAAGCGGATCCTGTTCGTCGACGACGAGCCAGAAGTCCTGGCCGGACTCCGCAACGCGCTCTACGACCGGCGCCGTCAGTGGGACATGCTGTTCCTGACCACGGGCCAGGACGCGCTCGCCGCACTCGAGCTGGAGCCGTTCGATCTCGTGGTCTCGGACATTCGGATGAACGACATGGACGGCATCACGCTCCTCAACGAGGTGCGCCGCCGCCATGCCACGACTGCGCGACTGGTGCTGTCCGGGGTGACGGATCGTGAGTCGGTCTTGCGGGCGCTTCCGGTCGCTCAGCAATTCCTGAGCAAGCCTTGCGACTCGGCCACACTTCACGCCGCGCTCGACCGGGTGTTCTCGCTCCAGGAACTGATCGGAGATCCGGCCGTGCACTCACTGGTCGGGGGCCTCGAGAGTCTGCCCTCGCTGCCCTCGACCTATGGCGAGTTGATGCGCGCGGTGGAAGAGCCGAACACCTCGCTCGACGACCTTGCGATGATCGTCGAGAGCGACGCGGGACTGGCGGGGCGCGTGCTGCAGCTGGCGAACTCGTCGTTCTTCACCGCCTCACGGCGCACGCTTTCGGTTCGCACCGCAGTGTCCTATCTCGGCGTCGAAATCCTGCGCGCGATCACGCTCGTCACCCATGTCTTCAAGGACCTCGAGCACATCCGCCCCACGCTCCACTCGCTGGCGAGACTGAAGGATCATTCGCTTCAGGTCGCCCGGCTCGCACGCCGCATGGCGACCGAGCCCAAGCGCGCCGAGCTGGCGTTCACCGCCGGGCTGCTCCACGACGTCGGAATGGTGATCCTCGCCCAGCGCTCGCTCGCACGCTTCTCGCGCATCGATCGCATCGCCGCCGAGACCGGCCGCGCATTCCACGAGGCGGAGCGCGAACTCGGTCCGCCGTCGCACGCCGAGGTCGGCGCGTTCCTGCTGGGTACCTGGGGATTGCCGTTCGACCTGGTCGAGGTGGTCGCCTTCCATCACACTCCCGGACGCGTTCATGAAGGAGGTTCGCTCGACGTGTTGGCGGCGGTGCATGTGGCGGACAGCTTCGTGCACGCCACCGACAGCGGTGCAAGCGATCCGAACGCAACGCTGGACTCCGAGTTCCTCGAGCGCTCCGGCCATCGAGCGAAGCTCGATGCCTGGTGGAACATCGCGATCGAAGAGGCTGCGTCCGAGCCCAACGCCCGCGGAGCCTGAGCGGCGGCCCGAGGCACACCGCGCCTCGACTCGGAGCGCGCGACATGGTCCACTGACAGGGTTCCTGAAGCATTGGACCCCGCACGGAAGGACCGCATGTCGAGCTGCCTGTTCTGCCGTATCGTCGCGGGCGAGATTCCCGCGACCCGTGTGGCGGAGAGCGCGAACGTGCTCGCGTTTCGCGATCTCCAGCCCGAGGCACCCACCCACGTGCTGCTGATCCCGCGCGAGCACGTCGCATCCTCCGCGGCCGAGCTGACCGAATCCCACGCGGCGATGCTCGGCGAGCTGTTCGAACTCGCGGCGCGAATCGCGCGCGACGAGCAACTCGAGCGCGGCTGGCGGCTGGTCACGAACGTCGGCGCCGAAGGCGGTCAGAGCGTGCATCATCTGCACGTTCATCTGCTGGGTGGCCGGCCGATGCAGTGGCCGCCAGGCTGAACGCCATGATCATCGATCCCGAGCAGCTCTCGACTCGCGCGCTGTACAAGTTCCTCACCAGTGCGGTGGTGCCGCGCCCGATTGCGCTGGTTTCGAGCATCGACGCGAACGGCGTCCGCAACGCCGCGCCGTTTTCATACTTCAACA
It contains:
- a CDS encoding aminotransferase class V-fold PLP-dependent enzyme, translating into MRELWPLEPDALYLNHGTVGVTPKRVLAVQQAIRDEIERHPARFLLRELADLRMGPMRAPARMRVAAAQVAEFVGVPGDELMFVDNATTGVNAVLRSFDFDAGDEIVVTDHGYGAVNLTAAYVASRTGAVVRTATLPEPRWEADDIADTISGAFNEHTRLVVVDHVSAESAAIFPIRAIASRAHAVGAAVLVDGAHAPGMIPLDLDAFGVDWYVGNLHKWAMSPRSSAILWAAPERRASLHPTTISWGLGKGLDAEFDLVGTRDPSPWLASPAGIEFIRDLGFEAMCRYNHALVWSATRMMCDRWNVPLPGDESLFGNMVTIPLPERFGTTPQAGARLKDALLYEERIESRPFGWRGRVYLRLAAQVYNELADFERLAVALEKHL
- a CDS encoding HDOD domain-containing protein, whose translation is MKRILFVDDEPEVLAGLRNALYDRRRQWDMLFLTTGQDALAALELEPFDLVVSDIRMNDMDGITLLNEVRRRHATTARLVLSGVTDRESVLRALPVAQQFLSKPCDSATLHAALDRVFSLQELIGDPAVHSLVGGLESLPSLPSTYGELMRAVEEPNTSLDDLAMIVESDAGLAGRVLQLANSSFFTASRRTLSVRTAVSYLGVEILRAITLVTHVFKDLEHIRPTLHSLARLKDHSLQVARLARRMATEPKRAELAFTAGLLHDVGMVILAQRSLARFSRIDRIAAETGRAFHEAERELGPPSHAEVGAFLLGTWGLPFDLVEVVAFHHTPGRVHEGGSLDVLAAVHVADSFVHATDSGASDPNATLDSEFLERSGHRAKLDAWWNIAIEEAASEPNARGA
- a CDS encoding histidine triad nucleotide-binding protein, encoding MSSCLFCRIVAGEIPATRVAESANVLAFRDLQPEAPTHVLLIPREHVASSAAELTESHAAMLGELFELAARIARDEQLERGWRLVTNVGAEGGQSVHHLHVHLLGGRPMQWPPG